From Nicotiana tabacum cultivar K326 chromosome 22, ASM71507v2, whole genome shotgun sequence, one genomic window encodes:
- the LOC107804995 gene encoding putative methylesterase 11, chloroplastic, with the protein MAVYNGQELTIDDLETNHFVLVHGGGFGAWCWYKTIALLEEAGFKVTAVDLTGSGIHSFDTNSITSLSQYAKPLTDFLETLADGKKVILVGHDFGGACISFAMELYPSKVSKAIFVAATMLISGQSALDIFSDKTNSNDLMRQSQVFIYANGNDKPPTAIDLDKSLLRDLLFNHSPAKDVALASVSMRPIPFSPVLEKLPLSNIKYGSIRRFYVETTEDNAIPIALQQSMINQNPPERVFQLKGADHSPFFSKPQALHKILVEISRIPPI; encoded by the exons ATGGCTGTATATAATGGGCAGGAATTAACCATTGATGATTTAGAGACAAACCATTTTGTCCTTGTCCATGGTGGTGGATTTGGAGCCTGGTGTTGGTATAAAACCATTGCACTTTTAGAGGAGGCTGGATTTAAGGTGACTGCAGTGGATTTAACTGGTTCAGGCATTCATTCTTTTGACACAAATAGCATCACCAGCCTATCGCAATATGCAAAGCCACTCACTGATTTTCTTGAAACTCTCGCTGATGGAAAGAAG GTGATTTTGGTGGGACATGATTTTGGTGGTGCATGCATATCATTCGCAATGGAGCTCTATCCCTCTAAAGTTTCAAAAGCGATATTTGTTGCTGCCACCATGCTCATTAGTGGACAAAGTGCCCTTGATATTTTCTCAGATAAG ACGAATTCAAATGATCTTATGAGACAGTCTCAAGTATTTATCTACGCCAATGGGAATGATAAACCACCAACTGCCATTGATCTGGACAAATCACTCCTGAGGGACTTACTATTCAACCATAGTCCTGCTAAG GATGTTGCTTTGGCTTCTGTCTCAATGAGGCCAATTCCATTTTCCCCAGTTCTTGAGAAGCTTCCCCTGTCAAACATCAAGTATGGTTCCATCAGACGGTTTTACGTAGAAACAACAGAAGATAATGCTATACCAATAGCTTTACAACAGAGCATGATTAACCAAAATCCTCCGGAACGAGTTTTTCAGCTCAAGGGTGCTGATCATTCACCTTTCTTCTCCAAGCCCCAAGCCCTACACAAGATATTGGTAGAAATTTCAAGGATTCCACCAATCTGA
- the LOC142175965 gene encoding uncharacterized protein LOC142175965, translated as MTNENQTNGSVAGTVAAVTSRSTPAHAMAPAEKPGKFSGIDFKRWQMKMLFYLTTLSLQRFIKEDPPVMADNTPDDERLVVTEAWKHSNFLCKNYILSCLEDGLYNVYSVMETSKALWNALEKKYKTEDAGLKKFVAARFLDFKMIDTRSVITQVQELQVIVHDLLAEGMVINEAFQVAAFIEKLPPLWKDFKNYLKHKRKEMTLEDLIVRLRIEEDNKNAEKKSRGNSTIMGANVVEEAPQNKKRKKASGPKNYPSRKKFKGNCHNCGRSGHKAVDCRAPKNDKKKKNQANMVEDEMEDLCVNVV; from the exons ATGACGAATGAAAACCAAACTAATGGAAGTGTTGCGGGAACGGTTGCTGCTGTTACAAGCCGTTCTACTCCTGCTCAtgctatggcaccggcagaaaaacccggaaagttTTCCGGGATTGACTTCAAACGTTGGCAAATGAAGATGCTCTTCTATCTTACTACGTTGAGTTTGCAACGTTTCATCAAGGAGGATCCTCCGGTCATGGCTGATAATACTCCGGATGATGAACGACTTGTTGtaactgaagcatggaaacattctaatttcttgtgcaaaaactacatattgagttgtttggaagatggcttgtacaatgtctatagtgtcatggaaacttcaaaagcaTTATGGAATGCACtagagaagaagtacaagactgaggatgccggacttaagaagttcgtggctgcaaggtttttggatttcaagatgattgacactaggtccgtcataactcaagtccaagaattacaagtcattgtgcatgacctccttgctgaag gtatggtcataaatgaggCCTTTCAAGTCGCTGCTTTCATTGAAAAGttacctccgttgtggaaggattttAAGAACTATCTTAAACACAAACGGAAGGAGATGACACTAGAAGACTTGATTGTTCgtctgaggatagaagaagacaacaaaaatgCTGAAAAGAAATCACGTGGAAACTCGACAATAATGGGGGCAAACGTTGTTGAGGAGGcgccacaaaataagaagaggaagaaggcttccggaccaaagaattacccaagCAGGAAAAAGTTCAAGGGTAATTGCCACAACTGTGGAAGATCTGGGCATAAGGCCGTGGATTGTCGTGCGCCCAAGaatgataagaagaaaaagaatcaagctAACATGGTTGAAGATGAAATGGAAGACTTATGTGTCAATGTTGTCTGA